From the Photobacterium sp. GJ3 genome, one window contains:
- a CDS encoding metallophosphoesterase, producing MSIIKQQIGVRTAAFLAVMAISGCNTQDDPTPEDKKGQVGVGHIVPAPVSEQPVVFTIYPYLQQPTAHSMAVLFETGDDSPEVWVRATDSEGEFLVVKPVQVDQTNLYSASIQGLVASTAYEYFIVSGGKGKKLSAVSNRYIFNTYPSAGESPLPFNVIAISDTQNNSTLGALNDIITKGVIPTVCQNQAEQCASEIAAITISGDIVNNGYDLLQWRRDFFDQLKAITPYVPLVAVPGNHDYYGNTELTNYRHFFQQPENGSVGYEERWYWLDYGNLRLVGLDSYPISKNHGQFQAEILGIQRQWLRELLVDTESNQDVDYVLSMFHHPCLSEMWLSGESIGSCEMVAEMEDFSRKTGKLTGHLFGHTHAYSRGQSMDTSHLWLNAATAAGYREKINDDNYYHNDTRDYDTFAISQSEFGFNLLTFNQDASPSMKLTRYSATVASKGGGFASLEDTFTVSDTLTMQTSVQAPDAPQVSEGHGNLGLNQLKLAISHSDPDTIYEVQWQLSKNSQFSEGVFDLWGNQTRSHNIWPMQDGTTQGKPVDTQAGADLTKVNLSDYSGKLKMGVDETYKWQKRSSEHSHDSYRDPFQGSSAPVLTLFPGTHGTGVPGFAMKTWDGLTGVIPQPCPSMRASQPHCL from the coding sequence ATGTCGATAATCAAGCAGCAGATTGGCGTCAGAACCGCAGCGTTTCTGGCCGTAATGGCCATCTCAGGATGTAACACTCAGGATGATCCGACACCGGAAGATAAAAAAGGGCAAGTTGGTGTAGGCCACATTGTGCCAGCCCCGGTCTCTGAGCAGCCTGTCGTGTTTACGATTTATCCCTATTTGCAGCAGCCCACTGCACACAGCATGGCTGTTTTGTTTGAAACCGGGGATGACTCGCCGGAAGTCTGGGTCAGAGCAACCGACAGTGAGGGTGAATTTCTGGTGGTAAAACCTGTGCAGGTTGACCAAACAAACCTCTACAGTGCAAGCATTCAAGGGCTGGTTGCCAGCACGGCTTATGAATACTTTATTGTCAGTGGTGGGAAAGGGAAAAAACTATCGGCTGTTTCAAACCGCTATATCTTCAATACTTATCCTTCAGCAGGTGAAAGTCCTTTACCATTCAATGTCATTGCGATCAGTGATACACAAAATAACAGTACCCTTGGTGCGCTGAACGATATCATCACCAAAGGCGTCATTCCCACGGTCTGTCAGAATCAGGCAGAGCAATGCGCCTCTGAAATTGCGGCGATCACCATTTCCGGTGATATCGTGAACAATGGCTACGATCTGCTTCAGTGGCGTCGCGACTTCTTTGATCAGTTGAAAGCGATCACACCTTATGTGCCGCTGGTCGCTGTACCGGGAAACCATGATTATTACGGTAATACAGAGCTGACGAACTACCGCCATTTCTTCCAGCAACCTGAGAATGGTTCTGTAGGCTATGAAGAACGTTGGTACTGGCTGGATTATGGCAACCTGAGGCTGGTGGGTCTGGACAGTTATCCCATCTCCAAAAATCACGGTCAGTTTCAGGCTGAAATTCTCGGAATTCAGCGGCAATGGCTCAGAGAGTTACTGGTCGATACAGAAAGTAATCAGGATGTCGATTATGTGCTGAGTATGTTCCACCATCCGTGTTTGTCTGAAATGTGGTTGTCAGGTGAAAGTATCGGCAGTTGCGAGATGGTTGCCGAAATGGAAGATTTCAGCCGGAAAACGGGTAAGCTGACGGGGCATTTATTTGGCCACACGCATGCTTATTCGCGTGGGCAGTCGATGGACACATCTCATCTCTGGCTGAATGCTGCGACAGCCGCGGGGTATCGTGAGAAGATCAACGATGACAACTACTATCACAACGACACACGCGACTACGATACGTTTGCCATCAGCCAGAGTGAGTTTGGTTTTAACCTGCTGACGTTCAATCAGGACGCGTCGCCATCCATGAAACTGACCCGCTACAGCGCCACCGTTGCATCGAAAGGGGGCGGTTTTGCCAGCCTGGAAGATACTTTTACGGTGTCGGATACGCTGACAATGCAGACTTCCGTGCAGGCACCGGATGCGCCCCAAGTGTCCGAAGGTCATGGGAATCTGGGGTTGAACCAGTTGAAGCTGGCAATCAGCCACTCGGATCCGGATACAATCTATGAAGTGCAATGGCAACTGAGCAAAAACAGCCAGTTCAGTGAGGGCGTTTTTGATCTCTGGGGGAACCAGACCCGGAGCCATAACATCTGGCCGATGCAGGACGGCACCACGCAAGGCAAGCCGGTGGATACGCAGGCTGGCGCTGATTTAACGAAAGTTAATCTGTCGGATTATTCGGGCAAGCTGAAAATGGGAGTTGATGAAACCTATAAATGGCAGAAACGATCGTCTGAACATTCCCATGACTCATATCGTGATCCGTTTCAGGGCAGTTCAGCGCCTGTGCTGACACTCTTCCCGGGGACACATGGTACTGGCGTGCCCGGGTTCGCAATGAAAACCTGGGATGGTCTGACTGGAGTGATACCGCAACCTTGTCCATCAATGAGGGCGTCACAACCGCACTGCCTTTAG
- a CDS encoding LysE family translocator encodes MSEFHFLWPILALLTLGAMTPGPSFLLVAQCAMSQSRVHAIAVALGMGCGALVFALLASFGLVTLLTVVSELYLTFKILGGAYLCVLAYRIWKISDQPAPQTSPKHTEKHAGSWFVFGLTTQLCNPKTALVFSSVFAALLPADVPSGTPYVLSAGVFLSNFGWYACVAILLSTEKAQSVYLSFKKAFCRTAGGLLGIFGLKMIASAAQ; translated from the coding sequence ATGTCCGAATTTCATTTCCTTTGGCCAATTTTGGCCTTACTCACGCTGGGCGCGATGACACCCGGCCCGTCTTTCCTGCTCGTGGCCCAGTGCGCGATGTCACAGTCACGCGTTCATGCGATCGCCGTGGCGCTGGGGATGGGATGTGGTGCACTGGTGTTTGCATTGCTGGCCTCATTCGGACTCGTCACCTTGCTGACGGTTGTGTCTGAACTTTATCTGACATTCAAAATTCTGGGCGGAGCTTACCTCTGCGTTCTGGCTTACCGCATCTGGAAAATCAGTGATCAACCTGCCCCTCAGACTTCACCGAAACATACAGAAAAGCATGCCGGATCATGGTTTGTTTTTGGCCTCACAACCCAGTTGTGCAACCCGAAAACAGCCCTGGTATTCAGCAGCGTATTCGCTGCATTGCTGCCTGCTGATGTGCCATCCGGGACACCTTATGTATTAAGTGCCGGCGTATTTTTATCAAACTTTGGCTGGTACGCCTGTGTGGCGATTCTGCTGTCCACTGAAAAAGCACAATCTGTGTATCTCAGTTTCAAGAAAGCATTTTGCCGGACTGCAGGCGGGTTGCTGGGGATCTTCGGACTCAAAATGATAGCTTCTGCGGCCCAATGA
- a CDS encoding cupin domain-containing protein: MNMKQPRQLANHCLRLRPDARIEELAIDETFWPRLMAGQLGDFHNEYLVSLYEFSENWPSSEIHPQGDEVVILLEGAAVFQLEQAEGIHAVELSQPGAYVFVPKGTWHTAKIQQYAKMLFITAGEDTQHRPHRDSP; this comes from the coding sequence ATGAACATGAAACAGCCGCGACAACTGGCAAACCACTGTTTGCGTCTTCGTCCGGATGCCCGTATTGAAGAGTTAGCCATTGATGAGACATTCTGGCCTCGCTTGATGGCTGGCCAGCTTGGTGATTTTCACAACGAGTATCTGGTGAGCCTATATGAATTTTCAGAAAACTGGCCTAGCAGTGAAATTCATCCGCAAGGCGATGAAGTCGTCATTTTACTGGAAGGCGCTGCGGTGTTTCAGCTTGAACAGGCTGAAGGCATACACGCTGTGGAATTGTCACAGCCCGGTGCATACGTGTTTGTGCCAAAAGGCACCTGGCATACCGCAAAAATTCAACAGTATGCCAAAATGCTGTTTATTACAGCCGGAGAAGATACACAACACCGACCTCACCGTGATTCGCCATGA
- a CDS encoding aerolysin family beta-barrel pore-forming toxin, translating into MKKEWTPLLLIIPFGYISSASAIETSAFYPEEVEIHYNLGPAVCKADYRPVTRAEALRFRDSIMNKIGKWSYVTLADGWVIMGPGYQGEIKEGSAEHTACYPLNADTNILTFPSVTIDEGSKERVEWTLVNDADNFVLPAAYLAHHMGYAWVGGPKGAQVGEDMKVWWDSQANVWKIRGNDGACEGYRCQDRSTISVKNFSYTMDPKSFKVDGSVVNSNSQLVNTISSTAVNKTSIEQQYVIDISYNTSTSWSQNNSYSFSESVAVTSTFKSPEVTGGVDKSIQVTIGATQGWGSTSGGEESNRVTIQARPTVPANSALKVLLNVYRADISYPYVFDADVSYELGFDGFMRWSGNGLLWHPEDRPDFSATFAIGRFAGNEKSLEFQWDHRDITGMNKTWDWNWIAQTAGSYDTRYWLGKVLSPKKARIKGQFYAEDQFTGELYFEEIPLPQGDSNMATMEKSIKDQLEDAGLTDVQVSVRKENSGV; encoded by the coding sequence ATGAAAAAAGAATGGACACCTTTACTATTGATTATCCCATTCGGATATATATCGAGCGCTTCAGCGATTGAAACCAGTGCGTTTTATCCGGAAGAAGTCGAAATCCATTACAATCTTGGGCCTGCCGTCTGTAAAGCCGATTACAGACCGGTTACACGTGCAGAAGCATTGCGTTTCCGGGATTCGATCATGAATAAAATCGGTAAGTGGTCGTATGTCACGCTGGCTGATGGCTGGGTGATTATGGGGCCGGGTTATCAGGGGGAAATTAAAGAAGGGAGTGCTGAGCATACCGCTTGTTACCCGCTCAATGCCGACACCAACATTTTAACTTTCCCTTCTGTCACGATTGATGAAGGTTCGAAAGAGCGGGTTGAGTGGACGCTGGTGAACGATGCTGACAACTTCGTATTGCCGGCTGCCTATCTTGCGCATCATATGGGATACGCCTGGGTAGGCGGTCCGAAAGGCGCTCAGGTGGGTGAAGATATGAAAGTCTGGTGGGACAGTCAGGCCAATGTCTGGAAAATCCGCGGGAATGATGGCGCGTGTGAAGGCTATCGTTGTCAGGACAGGAGCACCATTTCGGTGAAAAACTTCTCGTACACCATGGATCCGAAGTCTTTCAAAGTTGATGGCTCTGTTGTGAACTCGAACAGCCAGCTGGTGAATACCATTTCGTCAACGGCGGTCAACAAAACCAGTATTGAACAACAGTACGTCATTGATATCAGCTACAACACCTCGACAAGCTGGTCACAAAACAACAGCTACAGCTTCAGTGAGAGCGTCGCGGTGACCAGTACGTTCAAGAGCCCGGAAGTGACCGGCGGGGTGGACAAGTCGATTCAGGTCACCATTGGCGCCACGCAAGGCTGGGGCAGTACCAGCGGCGGGGAAGAAAGTAACCGTGTGACGATTCAGGCCAGACCGACCGTGCCAGCAAACAGCGCGCTGAAAGTGCTGTTGAATGTATACCGTGCCGACATTTCTTACCCTTATGTGTTTGATGCAGATGTGTCTTACGAACTGGGCTTCGATGGCTTTATGCGCTGGTCGGGGAATGGCCTGTTGTGGCATCCGGAAGACAGACCTGATTTCAGTGCGACGTTCGCAATTGGCCGTTTTGCCGGAAATGAAAAGAGCCTTGAATTCCAGTGGGATCACCGTGATATCACCGGGATGAACAAAACCTGGGACTGGAACTGGATCGCGCAAACTGCGGGCTCTTATGACACCCGTTACTGGTTGGGTAAGGTGCTGTCGCCGAAGAAAGCCCGAATCAAAGGCCAGTTCTATGCTGAAGACCAATTCACCGGTGAGCTGTATTTTGAAGAAATCCCGTTGCCACAGGGAGACAGCAATATGGCAACGATGGAAAAAAGCATCAAAGATCAGTTGGAAGATGCGGGTCTGACGGATGTCCAGGTGAGTGTGAGAAAAGAAAACTCAGGCGTTTAA
- a CDS encoding histidine phosphatase family protein translates to MNTCEKSYTVTLIRHGKVNGPPALYGTTDIAVSETVNHVICRQIQSQPIPFDVIITSPLRRCQSLAELLRGSTPLITASGFQEIDFGELDGQPFESLTPHSQTWQRLEQFWDNPASHPLPEAESLDHFFCRVQSTWAQTIATHRNDLLIVTHGGVIRAILADVLGLDWRNPKWYSTLNIANGSLTQIQVTHSEHRIYFAVKQIGSVIPVQN, encoded by the coding sequence ATGAACACTTGCGAGAAATCTTATACGGTGACACTGATTCGCCATGGGAAAGTCAATGGCCCGCCAGCGCTCTATGGCACCACGGACATAGCAGTGAGCGAGACCGTCAACCACGTCATCTGTCGCCAGATACAATCTCAACCGATCCCCTTTGATGTGATCATCACCTCCCCCTTACGCCGCTGCCAGTCACTGGCCGAGTTACTTCGCGGTTCAACCCCCTTGATCACAGCGTCCGGATTTCAGGAGATAGACTTTGGTGAACTTGATGGCCAACCATTTGAGTCGCTAACCCCGCACAGTCAGACCTGGCAACGATTGGAGCAATTTTGGGACAACCCGGCCAGTCATCCTCTTCCGGAGGCTGAGTCACTGGATCATTTCTTCTGCCGGGTTCAATCCACCTGGGCGCAAACCATCGCAACCCATCGGAACGATTTACTGATCGTTACCCACGGTGGTGTCATCCGGGCGATTCTGGCAGATGTTCTGGGACTCGACTGGCGAAATCCAAAATGGTATTCAACGCTGAATATCGCAAATGGCAGTCTCACACAAATTCAGGTAACGCACAGTGAGCACCGAATCTACTTTGCCGTGAAACAGATTGGTTCAGTCATCCCAGTGCAAAACTAA
- the cobU gene encoding bifunctional adenosylcobinamide kinase/adenosylcobinamide-phosphate guanylyltransferase — MADPSNIRLILGGARSGKSSYAEKLAHGLSTPAHTLHYVATATAFDEEMQARILHHQQQRGTVWVEHECPLELAALLKSFRADDIVLIECLTLWLNNLIFELGTTCSHDQLTARIAELAATASQCPAQLIFVSNEVGLGVVPMGEVSRTFVDHAGRMNQKIAAIANEVTLIAAGLPLQLKGASS, encoded by the coding sequence ATGGCTGACCCGTCAAATATTCGCCTGATTCTGGGCGGTGCCCGTTCCGGCAAATCCAGCTATGCGGAAAAACTGGCGCATGGATTATCGACCCCGGCTCATACTTTGCATTATGTCGCAACGGCCACTGCATTCGATGAGGAAATGCAGGCGCGAATTCTGCACCATCAGCAGCAGCGAGGCACAGTTTGGGTTGAGCATGAATGTCCGCTGGAATTAGCCGCTTTGCTGAAAAGCTTCCGTGCTGACGACATTGTGCTGATCGAATGCTTGACCCTGTGGCTCAATAATCTGATTTTCGAACTCGGAACAACCTGTAGCCACGATCAGTTAACCGCCCGAATTGCTGAACTGGCAGCAACGGCCAGCCAGTGTCCGGCACAACTGATCTTCGTTTCTAACGAAGTCGGACTCGGTGTCGTGCCGATGGGCGAAGTCAGCCGCACTTTTGTGGATCATGCCGGTCGGATGAATCAGAAAATCGCAGCGATAGCCAATGAAGTCACGCTGATTGCGGCCGGATTGCCACTTCAGCTCAAAGGCGCTTCATCATGA
- a CDS encoding adenosylcobinamide-GDP ribazoletransferase, which translates to MINLRYQAQLFCLAVSFFSRLPIPAATPYSDERMNRAGRYFALVGLLLGALCAFLYAWAAHWFPPQIAVFLMMVFSLLLTGAFHEDGLTDMADGIGGGMTTERRLAIMKDSRIGTYGAATLVMALLGKFIMLSYLATETGLVAALIVGYTLSRAVAATLIFDMHYVRESDTSKSKPIANAQTVPELLFLIATGVLVCLIFTPQLTLPLILGAVIFRMAFKFWLNARLGGFTGDCLGAAQQLMELLIYLIIIASVNPTGGMHG; encoded by the coding sequence ATGATCAACCTTCGTTATCAGGCGCAACTATTTTGTCTGGCGGTTTCATTTTTCAGCCGCCTGCCGATCCCTGCGGCAACGCCCTACTCGGATGAACGGATGAACCGGGCCGGGCGATATTTTGCACTGGTCGGGCTGTTATTGGGCGCGCTGTGCGCCTTCCTGTACGCTTGGGCTGCTCACTGGTTTCCACCCCAGATCGCTGTTTTTCTGATGATGGTGTTCAGTCTCCTGCTGACTGGTGCCTTTCATGAAGATGGCCTGACAGATATGGCCGATGGCATCGGCGGCGGCATGACGACAGAACGCCGTCTGGCCATTATGAAAGACAGTCGGATCGGCACCTATGGCGCGGCAACGCTCGTAATGGCGTTGCTGGGTAAATTCATCATGCTCAGTTATCTGGCCACAGAAACCGGGCTGGTCGCAGCACTGATTGTGGGCTATACACTCAGCCGGGCTGTCGCTGCAACTCTCATTTTTGACATGCACTATGTCCGCGAGAGTGACACCAGCAAAAGCAAGCCGATTGCCAACGCCCAGACGGTGCCTGAATTACTCTTTCTGATTGCCACTGGTGTGCTGGTCTGCCTGATTTTTACCCCGCAACTGACGCTCCCGCTCATTCTGGGTGCAGTGATTTTCAGGATGGCCTTCAAGTTCTGGCTGAATGCAAGACTGGGCGGATTTACCGGCGATTGTCTGGGGGCTGCACAACAATTGATGGAACTGCTGATCTACCTGATCATCATTGCCTCAGTGAATCCGACAGGCGGTATGCATGGCTGA